The genomic window GCAGACGGGCCTGCTCACGCGGGGTGTAGGCCGCGTTTTCATGCCGGTTCATCAGGCTGTAGATCTCGCGGTGCAGCTCGCGCACTGTCTCGCGCTTAGCCTCGGTGGGGTGGGCGGTCAGCACTGGCTCCACACAGACGTCCTTCAGGGCGGCGAGGATGTTGGCCTCATTCAGCCCCAGTGTGCGCAGCTGCTTGAGGTTGTCTGCCCACAGGCCTTTTTCAGCTTCGGGTCCACTCTTCTTTTCCCGCAGACGGCGGATCTGGGAGGCGGCGCGCTCCTCCACCACATTGAGCATCTGAAAGGCGATGGAATAGGCTTGGCCGAGGGAGCGGGTGGCCTTTTTGGGTGCCCCGGTGCCGATCCACGGCAGGCTGTCCGCCAGCTCAGGCTCACCCATTTGCCGCAGAACGGCCGAAAAGGCCTCCATGAGATAGCGAAGGTCGTCTTCGAGAAGTTGAAAGCCGTGGGTGCGGAGGTTTTGCGGAGGTGTTTCGGACATGGCTGGGCTGGTGCTGACAAGACAAAGCAGGAAGGATGCCTGATTCACTATCAGCCATGCCGAAAACCGCAGGAAAAGCCAGCGATCAAGCACCAATCACCGGAATCTGACCTTTTCAGACCGGGTACTGCCAGGGCTTGCGGTACTCGCGCCCCATCAGCTTGGCGGCATCGGCATCGCCTAGAATCTGCTCGTTGTCCGCATCCCACTGGATGCTGCGCCCGGTTTTGTAGCTGATCATGCCCAGCAGGGGCAGGCAGGAGGAGCGGTGGGCGCTCTCGATGTCAGCCACCGGCTGTTTCTTCTTTTCAATGGCGTCGATGAAGTCGCTCCACAGCAAGGCGATGTTGTGGCCGTGGGGCTCCTGAAGCTGGTGATTGCCATGCTGCTCGGTGCCTTTGGGATCGGCGGGATAGAAGGTCCAGCCATCGCGCCAGCCGATGTGCAGCACGCCTTTCTCGCCGTAGAAGTAGCAGCCGATCTTGTGCTTCTCGTTGTTGTTGTCGGCAAATTTGCGGTGCTCCCACACAGCGGTGAACTGCTCAAACTCAAAGGTGGCCACCTGATGGTCAGGGGCATCGGTGGTCTGTTCGGCATCAGTGAGCACGGCAGGACCGGCTACAGGGCGGCCGCCGGTGCAGAAGACTTTCTTCGGCCCCTTCTCGCCGCTCCAGATCATGATCTGGTCCAGCCAGTGCACGCCCCAGTCGCCCATCGTACCATTGGCGTAGTCGAGGAAGTTGCGCCAGCCGCCGGGGTGCAGCTTGGTGTTAAAGGGGCGCAGCGGGGCCGGGCCGCACCACATCTCCCAGTCCATGCCTTCGGGTACCTGGCTGTTGGGCTTGGCCTGTTCGGGGCCGCCTCGGCTGTCTGCAAAGGCGCGTACCATGCCCACTTTGCCCACGGCTCCAGATTTGAGGAACTTCATGGCCTCCACATGATGCGGGCCGATGCGCCGGTGCAGCCCCACCTGCACCACCACGCCCGCCTCCTTTGCGGCCTTCACCATGGCCTTGCTTTCGTTGATGGTGTGCCCGGTGGGCTTTTCTACAAACACATGCGCCCCGGCCTTGCACGCAGCAATGCTCTGCAGCGCATGCCAGTGGTCCGGTGTGGAGATGATCACGATCTCCGGCTTCTCCTTGTCCAGCAGTTCACGGTAGTCCTTGTAGAGCTTGGGCTCGTCATCGTTCAGGCCGTTGACTTCATCGCTGGAATTGGAGGCCACATCCTCATGCACATCGCACAGAGCACAAACCTTCACCCGGCCTGAAGCGATGGCCTCCTTGAGGATGTTCATCCCCCACCAGCCGCATCCGATCAGCGCCGTGCGGTACTTTTTGGCCGGATCTGCCCCGAAGATGTGAAACGAGGAGGCGGCAAACGCAGCGGAAGTGGCGGAGATGAAATGGCGGCGGGAGGTCATGGATGGTGACGATGAAAGCATGAGCTCCCTGAATACGCCAGGCATCCCGAAGCCTTTGCGGAGAATTCCTGCGTGTATAATCCGCGAGTACTCTCGTCCGAAGCCTCTACGCAAACACCTCCATGATCGCCTTGCCCTTGTCGCCGACTGTAAACGGACGGTTGCTGGGGGACATGACGATTTCATCGATGGGCAGTCCGAGGCTCCAGCCGATGGTGGAGAGGAAATCCTGCGGGCTGGCCTGCTTGTCCGCCACGGCCATGCCTTCCTTGTCGCTGGAGCCGTAGATGAAGCCGCCTTTGACTCCACCACCGGCCAGCAGCGTGGAGAAGACCTTGGGGTGATGATCACGCCCCGCGTTGCCGTTGATCTTGGGTGTGCGGCCAAATTCGGAGCACAGCACCACGAGGGTGGATTCAAGAAGGCCGCGCTCCTTCAGATCATCCAGCAGCGCGGAGAGCGCCTGGTCCAGTTCGGCACCGTGCTCGTCGAGGCCGTCGTCGATGTTGTTGTGCATGTCCCAGCCGCCTTTGGCCACTTCGACGTAGCGGATGCCTTTTTCCACCAAGCGGCGGGCCAGCAGGCAGCCTTGGCCAAACTTGCCCTTGCCGTATTTTTCCTTCAGCGCGGCAGGCTCCTCGCTCAGCTTGAAGGCCTCCAGGTCCGTGCTGGACATGATGCTGATCGTCTTTTCGTAAAACTGGGTGTAGCTTTTGACTTCGGAGGTTTTGAAGCGCTCTCGGAATCCGCTGTCCAGTTGCTCCAGCAACGCCAGGCGCTTGGTCATCGCATCCGCGCTGGCCTCGCTCTTGGCGTATTGCAGTCCCGCATCAGGATCGAGGATGGGCAGCGGCGCAAAGCTGGAGGGGAAGAAGCCGTTGCCATTCTGCGGCTGGCGGTTCACACACACGCTTGAGGGCAGCGTCTTGTGGCTGGCACCGAGGAAGTGCTGTGCCCACGCACCGATGTTCGGATGCTTGATGGTGCCGCGCTCCTCATAGCCGGTGCGGATGATGTACTGGCCTGCCGCATGCACGCCAGTCTTGGAGGTCATGCTGCGGATGATGCTGATCTTGTCCGCATGTTTGGCCAGATTTTCCATCGTGCCGCCCAGCTGAAAGTCAGCCTTGGTCTTGATCGGCGCCTTCGGCCCCTGAGTAGGGCCGTCCTTGGGGTCCAGCGTGTCGATATGGCTCATGCCGCCGACCATCTGGAGAAAGATCACGTTCTTGGCCTTGCCAAATCCAGGGCCGGAAGGCGTGGCTGCTTTGGACTCCTCGGCAAAAAGAGAGCCACGGCCAAAGCCATGCAACACGGTGACGCCAAGTGCGGCGCTGGCCCAGCGCTCGCAGAAGGTGCGGCGGGAGAGGTGATCGAGCTGGTTTTGAAGTTTCATGACAGTCAGCAGTTGGGTGGTTTCAATGACTATTCCACGAAGACGAATTCACGGGTGTTGAAGAGCACCCAGGTCAGATCCCGCAAGGTGAGTCCGTTGTTCAGCGCTGCCACGGAGTTGCTCAACTCATCCGGGCGCGGCTTGCGGCTGAAGAAGCTGAGGTAGAGGCTTTCGACCTTCTTTTCTGATGACTCCTGCGAATTGGCAGTCTGCACCACGAGGGAGTCATTCTGGCCGATGACACGCTGGGCCTCACCATTCATGAGCATGAGCACCTGCGGGATGCTGCCCTCGGTGCTTTCGCTGTCGGCGATCTGCCGGTCGCTCTGGCCAAACATGCGGAGGAAATGCTGGTCCTTCTCCGGCTGTGGCAGCTCGGAGGCGCGTGCCAGCACCAGGCCATTGCGCACGGGCGGAGCCAGCCCCATCTGCTCCTCCTCCGTCTGGCTTCCCTTATTTTTCTTGTTGGGTTTCGCTCCTGCTTTGGCTCCTCCAAACTGGCGCATGCTGGCGATGGCGTTCTCAATTTGACTTTTGAGTGCATCAGGAGAAGCGCCACCACTGAAATCGATGTTCATTGCCTGAGCATAGGTCGATCCACGATGGCCTTTGAATTTGTCCACATCCGCGCCGATCACCAGCGTGGCGCAGGAGTCCCAGGCCTGCTCGGAGGTCATGCGGCGAAGGATGGGGCCAGGGAAGTGGTAGGGCTCATTGTCGACCAGTTCATGGCTGGTGGCCTCGCGCTGGTAGGTCTGGGTATTGCACAGCACACGGAGGAACTGCCTGAGATCAAACTTGAGGCGCACCATTTCATTGGCCAGGTGATGCAGCAGAGCGGGATTCACGCTAGCATTGGGATCATCCAGATCCGTGACCGGCTCCTTCACGCCGATGCCAAAGATGTGCTTCCACATGCGGTTGGCGATGGTCATGGCAAAGCGCGGATTTTCCGGCGAGGTCATCCATTTTGCGAACTGCTCGCGCAGCTTTTCGTCGTGCTTCACCGGCTGGGCCTGGTAGGCCTTCTTGGTCTTGTCATCGCTCCAGGTGATGAGCTTGGGCTTCACGGGATCTCCCGGTTTTGCGTCCGGATACTTATAATCATCCGGCATGGTGAGATCGTTCTCCGTGGTGTTCTCCACGGCCAGGGCGTTCACGCGCAGGAGGTTCTTGGCCTGCTGCTGCAGCTTTCGGTCTCCCAGTGAGGCAAGGACCTTCTGCATGCCCTTCATGCCGGAGTTGCCCTTGGCACCATACGTTTCGGTAGCTCCAAAGAAGGCCGCCATTTCGTAGAACTGACGCTGCGTCCAGTCGGCAAAGGGGTGATCGTGGCACTGGGCGCAGGAGACATTGGCTCCGAGGAAGGTGCTGAGCGTCAGGCTCAGATTGTCCAGCCGCATGCCGGCATCCCGCAGCAGGTAGCCGGTGGCGCCGTTTTCCAGCAGCTTGCCATCGGCGTTCATCATTGAGTACACGATCTTGTTCCAGGGCGTGTTGTCGGCGAGCTGCTGCTTGAGCCAGTCCTGGTAGGTGTAGAAGCGTGCTTTCTGCGCCACATCCGCCATGCGCAGCATGTCAGCAAAGTAGTTGAATAGATGGCTGTTAAAACCCGATGACTTCAGCAGGCGGTCGATGACATGCGCACGTTTAGACACGCTGGGATCATTGATAAACTCCAGCGTCTCCTCTCGGGTGGGGATGCGGCCCACCAGATCCAGAAACACCCGGCGGACGAACTGCTCGTCCGAAGCCAGCGGGTTCGGTTTCTGCTCCGCCTTCTTCAGCCCGGCCTCCACCAGCATGTCGATCTGCGCAGCGGCTTGGGCCAGATTGGGGTCAGAGGGGATGCCCAGACCTTCGGGCTTGAGGGTTTTCGCAGCCGCCTGGTCGGCAGCGGAGAGCTTGTCCAGTGGCAGCCGATAGACATAGCCATTACGGACCTGCAGGAAAACATTGCCGTTTTCGATGCCTCGGAAGGTCGCATCCAGTTTGCGGCCCTGGCTGTCTGTCCAGGTGCGATAGACTTCATTGTCGGCTCGGAGACCGGTGACGAGCAAAGCACAGGCAAGAGGAAGGCAAAGGCGCGTTTTCATGGTGGAATCGGTTGGATGGGCTGGCCCGATGCCCCCTGAAACGAAGTGATTTTCGAGAACTTTAGCCTTTTTTCACAATCCTTTATCACAAGGGCTGAAAATACGCCAAAGGCCTATAAACGTATGACTGCGAATGGAGTATCCTTCTTCGCAATCCCAGAGGGGCGTAAATGCTTGACGAGGCGGGGACGATACGGCAGTGCTGCCCGATGATGAACGCCCTCCGTACACGTCTTCCCCTGCGCCGCACCTTCATTGCTGGACTCGCCATGCTTAGCATGGTGTGCATGACGGCCGCTGGCGCTGCTGCCGAGGACGAGGTGCCGCTGCCAAAACTGCCTGACGGCGCTGGCCCCATGGACAAGAGCGCTCCGAAGACCTTCACCGTCACAGAGTCGGGTCTGAAATACCGCGTTCTACGCCAGGGCAGCAGCCTCAAGCCGGTGCCGCAGAGCCGAGTGGAGATCAACTACGTAGGCTGGCTTTACAACGGGCGGGTGTTTGACAGTTCATATGCCCGCGGGATGCCTACTGTGCTCTCTCTGGCCCAGGTGGTCAAAGGATGGACAGAAGGCATGCAAAAAGTGGGTAAAGGCGGCATGATCGAACTCGAGATTCCTGGTTACCTTGGCTACGGCCTTGCCGGACAGCCCTCCGGCGGCATCCCGCCCAATGCGACGCTGCACTTCATTGTGGAGCTGATCAATGTGGTGGAGTGAGTTTGGGGCGGCGTGCGTTGCATTAAGCAGCTCGCTCATCACCACCCGCTCTTCACATTCCACACTTCCACCAGATCCTTTGGCAGATCGGCGATGAAACGTGAGGGGCGCATCATGATGTCGCCATCCCGGGCTTGGTGATTGATGACCGGATAAGTCAGGTACAGCTCGTCCTTGGCGCGGGTGACGGTCACGTAGAAAAGACGGCGCTCCTCTTCCAGTGCGCTGTCGCCGCCTTCGTCGATGGCCCGCTTGTGCGGAAACATGCCATCCGCCAGCCAGACGGCGAAGACGACGCTCCATTCCAATCCTTTGGCCTGATGCCCGGTGGTGAGCGTGACGGCATCCCGATCCTGCTGCTGCTGCGCAGGATTGTTGTCCGTGTCCACGCCGCTGAGCAGAGAGAGCTGGCTGAGAAATTCGAGCGGGTCGGTGAAGCGGTCGCTGAAGTTGCTGAGCTGCTCCAGGTCCTGCTGACGCTGCTCGTAGTTCTTGAACTTCGCCTTCATGTAGTCTTCGTAAACTCCCTCGGTGATGCTGCGGATCATCATGGGTGGAGTCACAGGACGGCCTTCCTTGTCGATGAGCTCATCTAGGGTGAAGGCAAACTGGTCCCAAGTGGTCTTGGCCTTCTTGGGCACCTTCATCTGCACGAGCACTTCCGAAAAGGTGCAGGGCATGGTTTCGGCCTTGGAGGCGTCTGATTTGAGCCACTCCTGCCAGAGCTTGGCGGCGCTGACATTGCCGATGCCTTCGCACAGGCGCACCATGCGCATGAAGCTGACTTCATCCTGGCGGTTCACGGCAAATTTCATGAAGGCGGCCACGTCCTTCACATGCGCCTGCTCAAAGAAACGCAGGCCGCTGGTGATCTGAAAGGGAATGCCGCGCTGCGTCAGCTCCATCTGGATCTCCATACTGTGGAAATGCGCACGGTAAAGCACGGCGATTTCATTGACGTCCACGCCTTCATCCATCAGTTCCAGGATGCGCTGCGCCACAAAGGATGCCTGTGCTGAGGAACTGTCCAGGGCTACGAGCGCGGGCAGCATGCCTTTGGACGGACGCGCAGGCTGCAGGTTTTTGGGGATCTGCCCCCGGTTCATGGCGATGGTGGCATTGGCCAGATTCAGCACCTCGGGCACGCTGCGGTAGTTGACCTCGATCTTGTGCACACGGGCATGCGGCCAGTGCTTGTCGAATTCGAGTATGTTGGTCACATCCGCTCCGCGCCAGGAGTAGATGGACTGGGCGTCGTCTCCCACCACCATGAGGTTTCCCTGAGGCCCGGTCAGCAGCTCTACCATGCGGCACTGCAGGCTGTTGGTGTCTTGATACTCGTCCACCAGCACAAACTCAAACTGGCGGCGGTAACGCTCCAGCAGATCCTCGTTTTCCTCCAGCAGCTGCACGGTCAGCGCGAGGAGGTCGTCAAAGTCCATGCAGTTTGTCTCGCGCTTTTTCTCCTGGTAGAGCTTGCGCATCTTGATGATGCCGGAGGCCACCTCTTCAAAGTACGGATACCGCGTGTGGATGATCTCCTTCACGCTGCAGAGCGTGTTGTCAGCGAGGGAAAAGATGTCTCCCAGCACCTCGGCTTTCGGAAAGCGGTAGGTGGTGGTGTCGATGCCGCTGCTGCCCAGCACGGTTTCCATCAGGTCCTTCTGATCTTCGCGGTCCATGATGGAGAAGCCTTTGCGGTAGCCGAGGCGTTCGGCGTTGTAGCGCAGCAGGCGGTTGCCGATGGAGTGGAAGGTGCCGCCCCAGATGCGGCTGGCGTCCTGCGTGACCAGCGCCTGCACGCGCTCCTGCATCTCGCGTGCGGCTTTGTTGGTGAAGGTCAGCAGCAGGATGGATTCCGGTTGAATGCCGTTGTCCAGCAGCCAGGCCACGCGGTAGGTGAGGGTGCGCGTCTTGCCGCTGCCCGCACCTGCAATGACCAGCGCCTGCCCGGGAGGACTCGTCACCGCTGCATGCTGCTGCTCGTTCAGCTCCGCCTTGTAGTCGATGCGATTGCTGGGTTCGTGCGCGGTATGCAGCGTGTAGTTGCGGGCCATGGGGGAAATAGCGGGAGGAGTTCCGTGCGTCAAGCCGGTAGCCACTCCGCCTGTTCTACGTTTTAGATCTGCAGTATGACTGCTATTTTGGCAGTTGCAGCAGTCCCGCTCCTACAGCCACCGAAGGGGCGGAAAGTGGAAGCGCCGAACGCGTGAGGAGCGGAATGATATTCTGTGCATAATACCCTCTGCCCAGTAGATAAGCCACCACACCGCTCGTGATGGCGGAGGCCTGCGAGGTGCCGCTGCCGATGACAAGCTTGTTCCCGCTGTAAGCTGAAATAATGCCCACCCCAGGGGCTGCAAGCACCAGCCCCTCGCCCGAGTTCGAAAAATAGGCCTGCAAACCGGTGGCATCCACCGCCCCTACACTCAGCACGCCAGGGATGCCTGCGGGCATGGAGAGGGCGTCGAGCTGCTCATTCCCAGCGGCAGCCACCACCACGACGTTACGACTCAGGGCATAGTTCACCGCTTCATCCAGCACCGGCGAATCTCCGGTGGCGCCGAGGCTGATGTTGATGACACGCGCGCCCAGGT from Prosthecobacter vanneervenii includes these protein-coding regions:
- a CDS encoding Gfo/Idh/MocA family protein, translating into MTSRRHFISATSAAFAASSFHIFGADPAKKYRTALIGCGWWGMNILKEAIASGRVKVCALCDVHEDVASNSSDEVNGLNDDEPKLYKDYRELLDKEKPEIVIISTPDHWHALQSIAACKAGAHVFVEKPTGHTINESKAMVKAAKEAGVVVQVGLHRRIGPHHVEAMKFLKSGAVGKVGMVRAFADSRGGPEQAKPNSQVPEGMDWEMWCGPAPLRPFNTKLHPGGWRNFLDYANGTMGDWGVHWLDQIMIWSGEKGPKKVFCTGGRPVAGPAVLTDAEQTTDAPDHQVATFEFEQFTAVWEHRKFADNNNEKHKIGCYFYGEKGVLHIGWRDGWTFYPADPKGTEQHGNHQLQEPHGHNIALLWSDFIDAIEKKKQPVADIESAHRSSCLPLLGMISYKTGRSIQWDADNEQILGDADAAKLMGREYRKPWQYPV
- a CDS encoding DUF1501 domain-containing protein gives rise to the protein MKLQNQLDHLSRRTFCERWASAALGVTVLHGFGRGSLFAEESKAATPSGPGFGKAKNVIFLQMVGGMSHIDTLDPKDGPTQGPKAPIKTKADFQLGGTMENLAKHADKISIIRSMTSKTGVHAAGQYIIRTGYEERGTIKHPNIGAWAQHFLGASHKTLPSSVCVNRQPQNGNGFFPSSFAPLPILDPDAGLQYAKSEASADAMTKRLALLEQLDSGFRERFKTSEVKSYTQFYEKTISIMSSTDLEAFKLSEEPAALKEKYGKGKFGQGCLLARRLVEKGIRYVEVAKGGWDMHNNIDDGLDEHGAELDQALSALLDDLKERGLLESTLVVLCSEFGRTPKINGNAGRDHHPKVFSTLLAGGGVKGGFIYGSSDKEGMAVADKQASPQDFLSTIGWSLGLPIDEIVMSPSNRPFTVGDKGKAIMEVFA
- a CDS encoding DUF1549 domain-containing protein; this translates as MKTRLCLPLACALLVTGLRADNEVYRTWTDSQGRKLDATFRGIENGNVFLQVRNGYVYRLPLDKLSAADQAAAKTLKPEGLGIPSDPNLAQAAAQIDMLVEAGLKKAEQKPNPLASDEQFVRRVFLDLVGRIPTREETLEFINDPSVSKRAHVIDRLLKSSGFNSHLFNYFADMLRMADVAQKARFYTYQDWLKQQLADNTPWNKIVYSMMNADGKLLENGATGYLLRDAGMRLDNLSLTLSTFLGANVSCAQCHDHPFADWTQRQFYEMAAFFGATETYGAKGNSGMKGMQKVLASLGDRKLQQQAKNLLRVNALAVENTTENDLTMPDDYKYPDAKPGDPVKPKLITWSDDKTKKAYQAQPVKHDEKLREQFAKWMTSPENPRFAMTIANRMWKHIFGIGVKEPVTDLDDPNASVNPALLHHLANEMVRLKFDLRQFLRVLCNTQTYQREATSHELVDNEPYHFPGPILRRMTSEQAWDSCATLVIGADVDKFKGHRGSTYAQAMNIDFSGGASPDALKSQIENAIASMRQFGGAKAGAKPNKKNKGSQTEEEQMGLAPPVRNGLVLARASELPQPEKDQHFLRMFGQSDRQIADSESTEGSIPQVLMLMNGEAQRVIGQNDSLVVQTANSQESSEKKVESLYLSFFSRKPRPDELSNSVAALNNGLTLRDLTWVLFNTREFVFVE
- a CDS encoding FKBP-type peptidyl-prolyl cis-trans isomerase, whose translation is MMNALRTRLPLRRTFIAGLAMLSMVCMTAAGAAAEDEVPLPKLPDGAGPMDKSAPKTFTVTESGLKYRVLRQGSSLKPVPQSRVEINYVGWLYNGRVFDSSYARGMPTVLSLAQVVKGWTEGMQKVGKGGMIELEIPGYLGYGLAGQPSGGIPPNATLHFIVELINVVE
- a CDS encoding ATP-dependent helicase, whose amino-acid sequence is MARNYTLHTAHEPSNRIDYKAELNEQQHAAVTSPPGQALVIAGAGSGKTRTLTYRVAWLLDNGIQPESILLLTFTNKAAREMQERVQALVTQDASRIWGGTFHSIGNRLLRYNAERLGYRKGFSIMDREDQKDLMETVLGSSGIDTTTYRFPKAEVLGDIFSLADNTLCSVKEIIHTRYPYFEEVASGIIKMRKLYQEKKRETNCMDFDDLLALTVQLLEENEDLLERYRRQFEFVLVDEYQDTNSLQCRMVELLTGPQGNLMVVGDDAQSIYSWRGADVTNILEFDKHWPHARVHKIEVNYRSVPEVLNLANATIAMNRGQIPKNLQPARPSKGMLPALVALDSSSAQASFVAQRILELMDEGVDVNEIAVLYRAHFHSMEIQMELTQRGIPFQITSGLRFFEQAHVKDVAAFMKFAVNRQDEVSFMRMVRLCEGIGNVSAAKLWQEWLKSDASKAETMPCTFSEVLVQMKVPKKAKTTWDQFAFTLDELIDKEGRPVTPPMMIRSITEGVYEDYMKAKFKNYEQRQQDLEQLSNFSDRFTDPLEFLSQLSLLSGVDTDNNPAQQQQDRDAVTLTTGHQAKGLEWSVVFAVWLADGMFPHKRAIDEGGDSALEEERRLFYVTVTRAKDELYLTYPVINHQARDGDIMMRPSRFIADLPKDLVEVWNVKSGW